A window of Saccharomyces eubayanus strain FM1318 chromosome XII, whole genome shotgun sequence contains these coding sequences:
- the ATG10 gene encoding E2-like conjugating enzyme, producing MIEYEEWQRQLRSLYGSQIFQNWALCQEIRLVDDKNAVFLCLKPTHKLQESAKIIENKSLDHIELYLTYSKIYSEPLLLLRIWEEKSSEDILMTRLMFPCKVESLLGVEGKFQLGLDTFIDIGNTAWYSFHPCDTSSIVGDQEAFRPTYLRRWTSIFVFSWLGYEDCSYT from the coding sequence ATGATAGAGTATGAAGAGTGGCAAAGACAACTAAGATCATTATATGGTTCCcagattttccaaaattggGCTCTTTGTCAAGAAATTCGTCTAgttgatgataaaaatgcAGTCTTTCTATGTTTGAAGCCTACTCACAAGCTTCAAGAAAGCGCTAAGATTAtagaaaacaaatcattGGATCATATAGAACTATATCTTAcgtattcaaaaatttatagTGAACCCTTACTGCTTTTACGAATatgggaagaaaaaagttcaGAAGATATATTAATGACCAGATTAATGTTTCCCTGTAAGGTCGAATCTTTACTGGGTGTCGAGGGCAAGTTCCAGCTGGGGTTAGACACTTTCATCGATATAGGAAATACTGCTTGGTACTCTTTCCATCCATGTGATACGTCAAGCATAGTCGGTGACCAGGAAGCATTCAGGCCAACTTACTTAAGACGATGGACCAGTATTTTCGTATTTAGTTGGTTAGGCTATGAGGACTGTAGTTATACTTAG
- the SDH2 gene encoding succinate dehydrogenase iron-sulfur protein subunit SDH2 has protein sequence MLNVLLRKNAFGLVGRKGLATAAAAAKHTPRMKTFKVYRWNPDEPSAKPRLQAYQVDLNDCGPMVLDALLKIKDEQDATLTFRRSCREGICGSCAMNIGGRNTLACICKIDQNESKQLKIYPLPHMFIVKDLVPDLTNFYQQYKSIQPYLQRTSYPKDGTEVLQSIPDRKKLDGLYECILCACCSTSCPSYWWNQEQYLGPAVLMQAYRWLIDSRDQATKARKAMLNNSMSLYRCHTIMNCTKTCPKGLNPGLAIAEIKKSLAFA, from the coding sequence ATGTTGAACGTGCTATTGAGGAAGAACGCCTTTGGTCTAGTGGGTAGAAAAGGGCTGGCAACCGCCGCTGCCGCTGCCAAGCATACCCCTAGAATGAAGACCTTCAAAGTTTACAGGTGGAATCCGGATGAGCCCAGTGCTAAACCTCGCTTACAGGCTTATCAAGTGGATTTGAACGATTGTGGGCCTATGGTATTGGATGCGTTGCTGAAGATCAAAGACGAACAAGATGCTACCCTAACCTTTAGAAGGTCATGTAGAGAAGGTATTTGTGGTTCATGTGCCATGAACATTGGTGGTAGAAATACTTTGGCTTGTATATGTAAGATCGATCAGAACGAATCCAAACAACTAAAGATTTACCCCTTGCCTCATATGTTCATTGTCAAGGATTTGGTGCCTGATTTGACTAATTTTTATCAGCAATACAAATCTATTCAGCCTTACTTGCAGAGAACATCGTATCCAAAGGATGGAACAGAAGTGCTGCAGAGTATTCCGGACCGCAAGAAATTAGACGGTCTGTATGAATGTATTTTGTGTGCATGTTGTTCTACTTCATGTCCATCTTACTGGTGGAACCAGGAGCAGTATTTGGGGCCCGCCGTTCTAATGCAAGCTTATCGTTGGCTCATTGACTCGAGAGACCAAGCTACAAAGGCAAGGAAAGCCATGCTGAACAACTCCATGTCTTTATACAGATGTCACACCATTATGAACTGTACCAAAACCTGCCCAAAGGGTTTGAATCCTGGTTTGGCTATTGCTGAAATTAAGAAATCTTTGGCGTTTGCCTAG
- the VPS13 gene encoding membrane morphogenesis protein VPS13, translating into MLESLAANLLNRLLGSYVENFDPAQLNVGIWSGDVKLKNLKLRKDCLDSLDLPVDVKSGILGDLVLTVPWSSLKNKPVKIIIEDCYLLCSPRSEDHENDEEMVMRAFRLKMRKLAEWELTNQARIFSNQSETSNKASSEKMNAGFMQSLTTKIIDNLQVTIKNIHLRYEDMDGIFTTGPSSVGLTLNELSAVSTDSNWTPSFIEITQNITHKLLTLNSLCLYWNTDSPPLIADDDQDTSLDNFVSSFKSMISSDNSTLPMHQYVLKPVSGVGKLSINKLGSTEEQPHIDLQMFYDEFGIELDDTEYNDILHVLSSIQLRQITKKFKKVRPSFTATEDPIAWFKYIASCVVNEIHEKNKMWTWESMKEKCDQRRLYTQLWVEKLKLKSLETPLRDQNQEAQLTELHKDLTYDEIVLFRSVAKRQYAQFKLGMSEDSPTPTASSQTEPQSSNKSAVKGNGGWLSSWWNGKPTDEVDEDLIMTEEQRQELYDAIEFNENEDKGPILQLPRDRVELRVTGLLRKGSFTIRKKKQNLKLGSIVFENCKVDFAQRPDSFLASFQLNKFGLEDGSPNALYKHIISVRGTSEDQPQTEDHAIEGKEEEPLLLAAFEWNPLNGLADSRLNIKLLGMTVFYHVHFITEVHKFFKASNQHMETLGNIVNAAEATVEGWTTQTRMGIESLLEDHKTIDVTLDLQAPLIILPLDPHNWDTPCAIIDAGHISITSDLVPKEKIKEIKQLSPEEYDKIDGNEINRLMFDRFQLLSHNTQIFVGPDIQSTIGKINTPSSTNDFRILDKMKLELTMDISILPKAYKLPTIRVFGHLPRLSLSINDIQYKTIMNLIANSIPSMIDAEQENNDYTNYSFTGSEQETKKQIQSQLKSTLKLLSNMQPLQIQQKFMEIHFDIDQAKISFFQCIKNDSRDSEKLIDILCQKLNFNFDKRAKEMNLDLRVHSLDVEDFIEQTDNKDFKNLISSSTEKVARTPKDLFTLKYKRAQRIVTHDDTLIELFDQDIVMHMSELQMVLTPKSVLTLMNYAMLTFTDPNAPEMPADALRHNKEDREDAPQKINMKIKMEAVNVILNDDSVKIATLVLSAGELMMVLLPEKYNINLKLGGLELTDETNESFSSDSVFRKVIHMKDEELVELTYESFDPATNTKDYDSSLKYSTGSMHINFIESAVNRIVNFLTKFQKSKVSFDRARLAAYNQAPSIDAVNNMKMDIVIKAPIIQFPKLVGTHESEYDTMRFYLGEFFIQNVFSVIDDSHKINHIKLGVREGQLSSDLFFDGSSQKLHLVENIGLLFNIDRDPLPQDDTPELKVTSNFDSFALDLTENQLAYLLEISSKVSSAFNIAEEDPSTSTGKDADKSPSPDPVTSSSESERAVTPQSLQESGNSNIKNPDQKYLDFSFKAPKIALTVYNKTKGVTSLDDCGLTRIIYQDIGCNLGLKNDGTIDGQAHVAAFRIEDIRNIKDNKHTELIPKSRNKEYQFVANISRKNLESGRLLNISMTMDSPKMILAMDYLLSLKEFFDAIVSNKSESSSYYPETANQKTENKAVVQNVEESGDATKIQYSINVIETALILLADPCNINTEAISFKIGQFLVTDQNIMTVAANNVGIFLFKMNSSEEKLRLLDDFSSSLTIDKRNSTPQTLLTNIQLSVQPLLMRISLRDIRLAMVIFKRVTTLLNKMKEQKNDEEEEEVTEKIQFSREFERKLAVLDPSILGERSQPSQITESKSIGEPTTILKNEMFNADLGGLRLILIGDVHEMPILDMNINEVTASAKDWSTDFEALASLETYVNIFNYSRSSWEPLLEMIPVTFHLSKGHSEMDPAFSFDILTQRVAEITLSAKSIAMLSHIPASLTEELPLASRVSQKPYELVNDTELDFDVWIEDKTSEAKNNLVVLKANTSLPWEFEDWRSIREKLDTDKSKNVLGVCVSGQEYKTVXNIDATTEGEKLHVLSPPRNNVHNRIVCEAKCDENNVKIITFRSTLLLENTTSTGIELLVELKDSDKQSLIYVINPHESKSVPVEYAYNSAIRIRPTSEGSYDWSQQTLSWKDLLSNQMSIFCLSKEEPDKRFHFEVGAKYDEREPLAKIFPHMKIVVSASLIIENLLPADINFSIFDKREEKRTDFLKTGKTMEIHHISLDSFLLMSVQPLQDGASASKPSIVNTPHKSPLSPEESLSLTLSGGQNLLLKLDYKNIDGTRSKVIRIYSPYIIMNATDRELYLQSSITNIAQSKILLENEKRYTIPKMFSFDKENDKSNRARVRFKESEWSSKLSFDAIGQSFDASVSIKNKEQESNLGINISEGKGKYLLSKVIEIAPRYIISNTLSIPIEVCETGSTDIQQIEPSITKPLYRMRNVVNKQLVVKFLGGDSDWSQPFFIKNVGVTYLKVLKNASHKLLKIEILLEKATIFIRIKDGSDRWPFSIRNFSDHDFIFYQRDPQKVSDPYKDDKSIEPSNRNFKPIFYRIPSKSIMPYAWDFPTAKEKYLVIESGTRTREVRLAEIGELPPLRLDRRSRDNPAPIVGLHVVADDDMQALVIVNYKTNIGLYKLKTAAAASNSSASVNSSATDGFVQKDEDEKVSTQVVVSFKGVGISLINGHLQELLYVNMRGIEVRYNESKAYQSFSWKLKWMQIDNQLFSGNYSNILYPTEIPYSEKEIENHPVVSGSISKVNDSLQAVPYFKHVTLLIQEFSIQLDEDMLYAMMDFIKFPGSPWIMDSKAYKYDEEIQLPDVSELKAAGDIYFEIFHIQPTVLHLSFIRSDEISPGLAEETEESFSSSLYYVHMFAMTLGNVNDAPVKVNSLFMDNVRVPLPILMDHIERHYTTQFVYQIHKILGSADCFGNPVGLFNTISSGVWDLFYEPYQGYMMNDRPQEIGIHLAKGGLSFAKKTVFGLSDSMSKFTGSMAKGLSVTQDLKFQKVRRLQQRVNRNNRNPLANSAQSFASTLGSGLSGIALDPYKSMQKEGAVGFFKGLGKGMIGLPTKTAIGFLDLTSNLSQGVKSTTTVLDMQKGSRVRLPRYVDHDQIIKSYDLREAQGQYWLKTVNGGIFMKDEYLSHVILPGKELAVIVSMQHIAEVQMATQELMWSTGYSSIQGITLERSGLQIKLKSQSEYFIPISDPMERRSLYRNIAIAVREYNKYCESIL; encoded by the coding sequence ATGTTAGAGTCTTTAGCTGCCAACTTGCTAAACCGATTACTAGGCTCATATGTGGAGAATTTCGACCCTGCCCAATTAAACGTTGGAATTTGGAGTGGTGACGTGAAACTAAAAAACCTGAAACTGAGAAAGGACTGTCTGGACTCGTTAGATTTGCCCGTAGATGTGAAATCTGGTATATTGGGTGATCTGGTATTAACGGTACCATGGTCAAGCTTGAAGAACAAGCCTGTGAAAATTATCATCGAAGACTGTTATTTGCTATGTTCACCACGCTCAGAAGATCACgaaaacgatgaagaaatggTAATGAGAGCATTCCGTTTGAAAATGAGGAAGCTGGCGGAATGGGAATTGACTAACCAGGCCCGCATATTCAGCAATCAATCAGAAACCTCTAACAAGGCATCTTCTGAAAAGATGAATGCTGGGTTCATGCAGTCTTTGACTACAAAGATTATAGACAATTTACAAGTTACCATAAAGAACATCCATTTAAGATACGAAGACATGGATGGAATTTTTACCACGGGTCCATCCTCTGTTGGGCTGACGTTGAATGAATTATCGGCAGTGTCCACAGATTCAAACTGGACGCCAAGTTTCATCGAGATTACTCAGAATATTACCCACAAACTATTAACTTTGAACTCGCTTTGTTTGTATTGGAATACAGATTCCCCGCCCTTAATTGCCGATGATGATCAAGATACGAGCTTAGACAACTTCGTGTCCAGTTTCAAAAGTATGATTTCATCCGACAATTCAACCCTACCCATGCACCAATACGTTCTGAAACCAGTCAGCGGGGTGGGAAAATTGAGCATCAACAAGCTTGGATCCACCGAGGAACAGCCCCATATCGATTTACAAATGTTTTATGATGAATTCGGTATAGAGCTAGACGATACGGAATATAATGATATCCTGCATGTCTTGTCCAGCATACAATTGAGGcaaataaccaaaaaatttaaaaaagtTAGACCATCCTTCACCGCTACTGAGGATCCGATAGCATGGTTTAAATATATCGCATCATGTGTCGTTAACGaaattcatgaaaaaaataaaatgtgGACTTGGGAAAgtatgaaagaaaaatgtgACCAACGGAGACTGTATACACAACTATGGGTTGAGAAACTGAAATTAAAAAGTTTAGAGACCCCGTTACGTGACCAAAATCAAGAGGCCCAACTGACTGAATTGCATAAAGATCTAACGTATGATGAGATCGTTCTCTTTAGATCTGTCGCCAAGAGGCAGTATGCGCAATTTAAACTGGGCATGAGTGAGGACTCGCCAACTCCCACTGCTAGCTCCCAAACTGAACCTCAATCTTCAAACAAGTCTGCGGTAAAGGGAAATGGCGGCTGGCTTTCTTCATGGTGGAACGGCAAACCCACTGATGAAGTGGACGAAGATTTAATAATGACCGAAGAGCAACGTCAAGAACTTTACGATGCCATTGAGTTCAACGAAAACGAAGATAAAGGCCCTATCCTACAGCTTCCTAGAGACAGAGTCGAACTTCGTGTGACAGGCCTACTGAGAAAGGGTTCATTTACTATAcggaagaaaaagcaaaatctAAAGTTGGGTTCCATTGTTTTCGAAAATTGTAAAGTGGATTTCGCGCAAAGGCCTGATTCATTTTTAGCAAGCTTCCAGTTGAACAAGTTTGGTTTAGAAGATGGCTCACCTAACGCGTTGTACAAGCACATTATCAGCGTTAGAGGCACATCTGAGGATCAGCCACAAACTGAGGACCATGCcattgaaggaaaagagGAGGAGCCTTTATTACTTGCCGCATTTGAATGGAACCCGTTGAATGGATTAGCTGATTCGAGGCTCAACATAAAATTATTGGGGATGACTGTGTTTTATCACGTTCATTTTATTACAGAAGTTCACAAGTTCTTCAAGGCCTCTAATCAACACATGGAAACACTTGGTAATATTGTTAATGCTGCTGAGGCCACGGTAGAAGGTTGGACTACACAGACAAGAATGGGTATAGAATCGTTGTTGGAAGACCACAAAACAATAGACGTGACTTTGGACTTGCAGGCACCATTGATCATACTACCATTAGACCCACATAATTGGGACACTCCTTGCGCAATCATTGATGCCGGTCATATTTCCATAACTAGTGATTTAGTACCAAAggagaaaataaaggaaataaaaCAATTATCACCGGAGGAATATGACAAGATTGACGGAAATGAAATAAACAGGTTAATGTTCGATAGGTTCCAACTCTTATCGCACAATACCCAGATTTTTGTTGGCCCTGACATTCAATCGACTATAGGTAAGATCAACACACCCTCATCTACAAACGATTTCAGAATTTTGGATAAAATGAAATTAGAATTAACCATGGATATATCAATCTTGCCCAAAGCCTATAAACTACCTACGATAAGAGTATTTGGACATTTACCTCGGTTAAGCCTTTCCATAAATGACATTCAATACAAAACCATTATGAACTTGATCGCCAATTCCATCCCATCAATGATTGATGCAGAgcaagaaaacaatgacTATACCAATTACTCTTTTACTGGTTCCGAACAAGAAACTAAGAAGCAAATTCAATCACAACTAAAAAGTACCTTGAAATTATTGTCAAATATGCAACCACTACAAATCCAACAGAAATTTATGGAAATACACTTCGATATTGATCAAGCCAAGATATCGTTCTTTCAGTGCATTAAGAATGACTCCAGAGACAGTGAAAAACTGATTGATATCTTATGCCAGAAATTGAATTTCAACTTTGATAAGAGGGCTAAGGAAATGAATCTTGATTTGAGAGTGCATTCATTAGATGTCGAAGATTTTATCGAGCAAACTGATAATAAAGATTTTAAAAACCTGATATCATCTAGTACTGAGAAGGTGGCAAGAACCCCCAAAGATTTGTTTACATTAAAGTACAAAAGAGCCCAGAGAATAGTGACTCATGATGATACTTTGATTGAATTATTTGATCAAGATATTGTCATGCATATGAGTGAATTACAAATGGTATTAACACCTAAATCCGTTTTGACGTTGATGAATTATGCAATGCTGACATTCACAGATCCAAATGCTCCAGAGATGCCAGCTGATGCCTTAAGACATAATAAAGAAGACAGAGAAGACGCACCACAAAAGATTAATATGAAAATTAAAATGGAGGCCGTTAACGTGATTCTAAATGATGACTCGGTAAAGATAGCTACTCTAGTTTTATCAGCAGGTGAACTTATGATGGTTTTATTACCGGAAAAATACAACATTAACTTGAAATTAGGCGGACTAGAGTTGACTGATGAAACCAACGAATCATTTTCTAGCGATTCGGTGTTCAGAAAAGTAATTCACATGAAAGATGAAGAGCTGGTCGAACTGACCTACGAATCATTTGATCCAGCTACTAACACCAAAGATTATGATTCATCCTTAAAATATTCTACTGGTTCTATGCACATTAATTTTATCGAAAGTGCTGTAAATAGAATAGTCAACTTCCTTaccaaatttcaaaaatccaAAGTTTCCTTTGATAGAGCTCGTCTTGCTGCATACAACCAAGCTCCCTCCATCGATGCCGTAAACAATATGAAGATGGATATCGTAATCAAGGCACCTATCATTCAATTTCCAAAGTTGGTAGGCACACACGAGAGCGAATATGATACTATGAGATTTTACTTGGgtgaattttttattcaaaatgtGTTTTCCGTGATCGATGACTCTCATAAAATAAATCATATCAAACTGGGTGTCCGAGAAGGTCAATTATCATctgatttgttttttgatgGTTCAAGTCAAAAACTACATTTGGTAGAAAACATAGGTTTACTATTCAATATCGACCGGGATCCACTGCCACAAGATGATACTCCTGAGCTTAAAGTAACGAGTAATTTCGATTCATTTGCATTGGACTTAACAGAAAATCAGCTGGCTTACCTGCTGGAGATCTCCAGTAAAGTTTCGTCTGCCTTCAACATCGCAGAGGAGGACCCCAGCACATCAACAGGAAAAGACGCTGATAAAAGTCCATCTCCTGATCCAGTAACCTCCAGTAGCGAAAGTGAACGCGCGGTTACTCCTCAATCTTTACAAGAATCAGGTAATAGTAATATAAAGAATCCTGACCAAAAATACCTagatttctctttcaagGCCCCTAAGATCGCCCTCACTGTTTATAATAAGACAAAAGGTGTTACTTCTTTGGATGATTGTGGACTAACAAGAATTATATACCAAGACATCGGGTGTAATCTTGGTCTCAAGAATGATGGCACAATCGATGGCCAGGCTCATGTTGCAGCTTTCAGAATAGAAGATATTCGTAATATAAAAGATAACAAGCACACAGAATTGATACCAAAGAGTAGGAATAAGGAATATCAATTCGTAGCAAACATTagcagaaaaaatttggaatcCGGGCGTCTGCTGAACATTTCCATGACGATGGACAGTCCAAAAATGATTTTGGCAATGGATTATCTGCTTTCTCTTAAGGAATTTTTTGACGCGATCGTGTCTAACAAATCTGAGAGTAGTTCATATTATCCAGAAACTGCAAATCAAAAGACTGAAAATAAAGCAGTTGTTCAAAATGTAGAAGAAAGTGGTGATGCAACCAAAATTCAATATTCTATTAACGTCATTGAAACAGCTCTTATTCTACTTGCTGATCCATGCAACATAAATACCGAAGCTATATCCTTCAAAATTGGACAGTTTTTGGTAACGGACCAAAATATAATGACTGTAGCAGCAAATAACGTTGGTATCTTTCTGTTCAAAATGAATTcatctgaagaaaaattgagaCTGTTGGATGATTTCTCATCTTCGTTAACCATCgataaaagaaattcaactCCTCAAACTTTATTAACAAATATACAGCTTTCTGTTCAGCCATTGTTGATGCGTATCTCGCTCAGGGATATCCGTCTAGCCATGGTAATATTTAAGAGAGTCACGACCCTGCTAAATAAGATgaaagaacagaaaaatgatgaagaggaagaggaggtAACCGAGAAGATTCAATTCTCTCGTGAATTTGAAAGGAAATTAGCAGTCTTGGATCCAAGTATTTTGGGCGAGCGTAGTCAACCTAGCCAAATCACCGAATCCAAATCCATCGGAGAGCCTACtacaattttgaaaaacgaaatGTTTAATGCCGATTTGGGCGGTTTGAGACTTATCTTGATTGGTGACGTCCATGAAATGCCAATATTAGACATGAATATAAATGAAGTTACTGCTTCCGCAAAGGATTGGTCTACTGATTTTGAAGCCCTTGCTTCTTTAGAAACCTACGTTAATATATTCAACTATTCAAGATCTAGCTGGGAGCCACTTTTGGAGATGATCCCAGTAACATTCCATTTATCAAAGGGTCATTCTGAAATGGATCCTGCGTTCTCTTTCGACATTTTGACTCAAAGAGTTGCAGAAATTACACTTTCAGCCAAATCAATCGCAATGCTTTCTCATATTCCTGCGTCATTAACAGAAGAGTTGCCGTTAGCCTCCAGGGTATCCCAGAAGCCATATGAATTGGTGAACGATACAGAATTAGATTTTGATGTGTGGATAGAGGACAAAACGTCAGAGGCTAAAAACAATCTCGTGGTTTTGAAGGCAAACACCTCGTTGCCTTGggaatttgaagattggAGAAGTATTAGAGAGAAACTAGACACTGATAAATCGAAAAATGTTTTAGGGGTTTGTGTTTCCGGACAAGAATATAAAACTGTAWTGAACATCGATGCCACAACAGAAGGAGAAAAATTACACGTTTTAAGCCCACCAAGGAATAACGTACATAACAGAATTGTTTGTGAGGCTAAATGTGATGAAAATAACGTGAAAATCATTACATTTAGATCAACCTtacttttggaaaacacaACTTCGACTGGAATTGAACTTTTAGTGGAACTCAAAGATTCAGATAAACAATCTTTGATTTATGTTATTAATCCCCATGAGAGCAAATCCGTTCCTGTTGAATATGCCTATAATTCCGCTATTAGAATTAGACCAACATCAGAGGGTTCATATGATTGGTCGCAACAGACACTGTCTTGGAAAGACTTGTTAAGCAACCAAATGTCTATTTTCTGTCTTTCAAAGGAAGAACCTGACAAAAGGTTTCATTTCGAAGTTGGCGCAAAGTACGATGAAAGGGAACCGTTGGCTAAAATATTTCCTCATATGAAGATAGTAGTTTCTGCCTCTTTGATCATTGAAAACTTACTCCCAGCAGACAtcaatttttctattttcgataaaagagaggaaaagagaacagattttttgaagactGGAAAAACCATGGAAATACATCATATTTCTTTAGACAGTTTTCTCCTGATGTCTGTCCAACCACTGCAAGATGGTGCTTCAGCTTCAAAACCCTCTATTGTTAATACACCACACAAGAGTCCATTAAGCCCAGAAGAGTCGTTATCCTTGACTCTATCCGGAGGCCAGAATTTGCTTCTAAAATTAGACTATAAGAATATTGATGGAACAAGGTCAAAGGTCATAAGAATATACTCTCCTTATATCATTATGAATGCTACTGATAGAGAACTATACCTTCAAAGTAGTATTACAAATATTGCTCAGTCTAAGATTTTGcttgaaaacgaaaaacGGTATACTATTCCGAAAATGTTCTCATTTGACAAAGAGAACGATAAAAGCAATAGAGCTCGTGTCAGATTCAAGGAGTCGGAGTGGAGTTCGAAGTTATCATTCGATGCCATAGGTCAATCGTTTGACGCATCAGTTAGTATAAAAAACAAGGAGCAAGAATCCAATTTGGGTATTAATATTAGCGAAGGTAAAGGGAAATATTTGCTAAGTAAAGTTATTGAGATTGCACCAAGATATATTATTAGCAATACTTTAAGTATCCCTATTGAAGTTTGTGAAACAGGATCCACAGACattcaacaaattgaaCCAAGCATAACCAAACCTCTGTATAGGATGAGAAACGTTGTTAATAAGCAATTAGTGGTCAAATTCTTGGGTGGAGACTCCGATTGGTCGCAGCCATTCTTTATCAAGAATGTCGGTGTGACTTATttaaaagttttgaaaaatgcaaGTCACAAGCTTCtaaaaattgaaattctttTGGAGAAGGCGACAATATTCATAAGAATTAAAGATGGCAGTGACAGATGGCCATTTTCCATAAGGAATTTTAGTGATCATgactttattttttaccAAAGAGATCCACAAAAGGTTAGTGATCCATACAAGGATGACAAATCTATCGAGCCATCGAACCGGAATTTCAAGCCAATATTTTACAGAATACCATCGAAAAGTATAATGCCTTATGCGTGGGACTTCCCAACAGCTAAGGAGAAATATCTAGTGATAGAATCAGGCACACGTACAAGAGAAGTTCGACTAGCCGAAATCGGTGAACTGCCACCATTGCGCCTAGACAGAAGGTCAAGAGATAATCCAGCTCCTATTGTTGGTTTACATGTTGTTGCTGATGATGACATGCAAGCTTTAGTTATTGTTAACTACAAGACCAATATCGGGTTATATAAATTGAAAACTGCAGCTGCGGCTAGCAATTCTTCGGCTTCGGTAAATAGTTCAGCAACCGACGGATTTGTGCAAAAGGATGAGGACGAAAAGGTAAGCACACAAGTGGTTGTTTCGTTCAAAGGTGTCGGAATATCATTAATTAACGGCCATTTACAGGAACTACTGTATGTAAACATGAGAGGAATTGAAGTGAGATATAATGAATCTAAAGCGTATCAATCATTCAGTTGGAAGTTGAAGTGGATGCAAATTGATAACCAGCTATTTTCAGGGAattattcaaatattttatatccAACTGAAATCCCTTACTcggaaaaggaaattgaaaatcatCCTGTGGTGTCAGGTTCGATTTCTAAAGTTAATGATTCATTGCAAGCTGTTCCTTACTTTAAGCACGTCACTTTGCTGATTCAAGAATTTTCCATACAATTAGATGAGGATATGTTGTACGCTATGATggatttcatcaaattccCAGGGTCCCCATGGATTATGGATTCAAAGGCGTATAAATACGATGAAGAGATTCAGCTACCTGATGTTTCCGAACTGAAGGCTGCTGGCGATATTTATTTTGAGATCTTCCATATTCAACCAACCGTCTTGCACCTCTCCTTTATACGATCTGATGAAATTAGCCCAGGCTTGGCtgaagaaactgaagagtcattttcgtcatcattatACTACGTCCATATGTTTGCTATGACACTGGGTAATGTTAATGACGCACCTGTCAAGGTGAACTCTTTGTTCATGGATAATGTAAGAGTCCCACTGCCAATATTAATGGACCATATTGAGAGACACTATACTACCCAATTTGTGTACCAAATTCATAAGATCCTGGGATCTGCGGATTGTTTTGGTAACCCAGTCGGTCTCTTTAACACCATTAGTTCTGGGGTTTGGGATTTATTCTATGAACCATACCAAGGTTACATGATGAATGATAGACCTCAAGAGATTGGTATACATTTAGCGAAAGGTGGACTAAGCTTTGCCAAGAAGACCGTTTTTGGTCTTTCCGACAGTATGTCCAAATTTACAGGGTCGATGGCGAAAGGTTTATCCGTGACACAAGAtctaaaatttcaaaaggttAGAAGATTGCAACAAAGAGTTAATAGAAATAACAGAAACCCCTTGGCCAACTCAGCTCAGTCATTTGCTAGTACCCTAGGAAGTGGTTTAAGTGGTATAGCGTTAGATCCATACAAATCCATGCAAAAGGAAGGTGCCGTCGGGTTCTTCAAAGGCCTCGGTAAAGGTATGATCGGACTGCCAACTAAGACAGCCATTGGATTCCTGGATCTCACAAGTAATCTAAGTCAAGGTGTGAAAAGCACGACCACAGTGCTTGACATGCAAAAGGGCAGCAGAGTGCGTTTACCAAGGTACGTAGATCACGACCAGATCATCAAATCATATGATCTACGGGAGGCTCAAGGACAATACTGGCTCAAGACTGTTAACGGAGGAATATTTATGAAAGATGAATACCTGTCACACGTCATCTTGCCCGGCAAAGAACTGGCGGTAATTGTGTCTATGCAACACATAGCCGAGGTACAAATGGCCACGCAAGAACTGATGTGGAGCACGGGCTATTCGTCCATCCAGGGAATTACTTTGGAAAGATCCGGCCTCCAGATCAAACTCAAGTCCCAATCCGAATACTTCATCCCTATCAGTGACCCTATGGAACGCCGGTCTCTGTACAGAAATATTGCTATTGCCGTCAGAGAGTACAATAAGTACTGTGAATCCATATTGTGA